The Desulfitobacterium chlororespirans DSM 11544 genome window below encodes:
- a CDS encoding nitrate reductase, with product MEFSRRNFLKTCAISAAMMTVGCTSQTKTIQVNPPEPAPGTPKQIDVDHWVKSVCRYCGTGCGVLIGVKDGKVTAVKGDPDNEGNKGLLCAKGYYLPQVITHSERVTKPLIRKNGKLEPSTWEEAMELVTAKFKESIASNGPDSVAFYGSGQQLAEEGYVANKLFKGAIGTNNIDGNPRLCMASAVGGFTTTFGADEPMGCLEDFEHANVFFIIGSNIAEAHPVLFGRLTDKKKKDPDTKIIIADPRRHRSHEIADISLQFVPGTDMALLHAMAYVIIEEGMTDEEFIAKHTSFSNGKEAINFEAYKEFLKEFTPEKVEKVTGLSAAQIQEVARLFGAKGKNTMSMWTMGINQRVAGVWANNLIHNLHLLTGKICKPGSTPFSLTGQPSACGSVRETGALSHLLPGHRVIANEKHRKEIAELWGVPADRISPQVGLHTMELFKACGDGRVKCLYVMCTNPAHSLPNVNAYQEGFEKVFMVVAEAFHPTATTKYADVVLPAAFWCEKEGVYGNTDRRTQHLAKAINPPGEAKPDLDILLDLAQRLGYGELFPFKTPEDVWNEYLKCTTGTHMELATYPALREAHGIQWPVKGHQGNKGAVRRYVAPEDPYVKEGIDFYSAKDHRAVIFARPYLGPAEVVDEEYPYYLTTGRILEHWHTLTMTGKCPTLMRAVPKQYVELNPQDATELGIKEGDTVRLVSRRGKVEIPVRVGRPGEPRPGLFFALWFEPDPLVNVVTIDAVDAASKEPEFKICAVKIEKV from the coding sequence CGTATGCAGATATTGTGGAACCGGCTGCGGCGTGCTGATCGGTGTGAAGGACGGCAAGGTAACCGCGGTAAAAGGGGATCCGGATAATGAAGGCAATAAAGGGCTGCTTTGTGCCAAAGGCTATTATTTACCCCAGGTCATTACCCACAGCGAACGCGTTACTAAGCCTTTGATTCGCAAAAATGGCAAACTGGAGCCCAGCACCTGGGAGGAAGCCATGGAGCTGGTTACTGCAAAGTTCAAAGAATCCATTGCCAGCAATGGACCGGATTCAGTAGCCTTCTATGGTTCCGGGCAGCAATTGGCGGAAGAAGGTTATGTGGCCAATAAACTTTTCAAAGGAGCCATCGGCACCAATAATATTGACGGGAATCCGCGGCTTTGCATGGCCAGCGCGGTAGGTGGTTTTACCACTACTTTTGGAGCCGATGAACCCATGGGATGCCTCGAGGATTTTGAACATGCTAATGTGTTCTTTATCATCGGCTCTAATATTGCGGAAGCACATCCGGTTCTGTTTGGCAGACTGACTGATAAAAAGAAAAAAGATCCTGATACTAAGATTATTATTGCCGACCCGAGACGTCATCGTTCTCATGAAATTGCCGATATTTCACTGCAGTTTGTACCGGGGACCGATATGGCCCTTCTCCACGCCATGGCTTATGTGATCATCGAAGAAGGAATGACGGACGAGGAGTTCATTGCTAAGCATACGAGCTTTTCCAATGGCAAAGAAGCTATAAATTTTGAAGCTTATAAGGAGTTTCTTAAGGAATTTACACCGGAAAAGGTTGAAAAAGTAACAGGCCTTTCAGCCGCTCAAATCCAAGAGGTTGCACGCTTATTTGGCGCAAAAGGCAAGAACACCATGTCCATGTGGACGATGGGTATCAATCAGCGTGTAGCCGGTGTCTGGGCCAACAATCTTATCCATAACCTGCATCTGCTTACCGGGAAAATCTGCAAACCTGGCTCAACTCCTTTCTCCCTGACCGGTCAGCCCAGTGCCTGCGGCAGTGTTCGGGAAACGGGAGCATTATCACATTTACTTCCCGGGCATCGTGTCATCGCCAACGAGAAGCACAGAAAAGAAATAGCCGAGTTATGGGGCGTACCGGCTGATCGCATTAGTCCTCAAGTCGGTCTCCATACCATGGAATTGTTTAAGGCCTGCGGGGATGGCAGAGTGAAGTGTCTCTATGTTATGTGTACTAATCCGGCCCACTCCTTGCCTAATGTCAATGCTTATCAGGAAGGGTTTGAAAAGGTCTTTATGGTTGTGGCGGAAGCTTTTCACCCGACAGCTACCACCAAGTATGCCGACGTTGTTCTTCCCGCAGCCTTCTGGTGTGAGAAAGAAGGTGTGTACGGCAATACAGACCGCCGTACCCAGCATTTAGCCAAAGCCATCAATCCCCCCGGTGAGGCTAAGCCTGATTTGGATATTCTTCTCGACCTTGCCCAGCGTCTGGGCTATGGCGAGCTTTTTCCCTTCAAAACACCTGAAGATGTCTGGAACGAATATCTTAAATGCACAACGGGAACTCATATGGAGCTTGCCACCTATCCGGCCCTTAGGGAGGCCCACGGTATTCAGTGGCCGGTTAAAGGACACCAGGGAAACAAAGGGGCTGTGCGCCGTTATGTGGCTCCCGAAGATCCCTATGTCAAAGAAGGCATTGATTTCTACTCCGCAAAGGACCACCGGGCGGTCATTTTTGCCAGACCGTATCTGGGCCCTGCAGAAGTGGTGGATGAGGAATATCCTTATTACTTGACGACCGGCCGGATTCTTGAGCACTGGCATACCCTGACCATGACAGGTAAATGCCCCACCTTGATGCGAGCGGTACCGAAACAGTATGTGGAATTAAACCCTCAGGACGCTACTGAATTGGGGATCAAAGAGGGGGATACGGTCCGGCTGGTTTCCCGCAGGGGCAAGGTTGAAATACCGGTCAGAGTAGGGAGGCCCGGCGAACCGCGGCCCGGTCTGTTCTTTGCACTTTGGTTTGAACCGGATCCCTTGGTGAATGTTGTAACCATTGATGCCGTGGATGCCGCTTCCAAAGAGCCTGAATTCAAGATTTGTGCTGTTAAAATAGAAAAAGTCTAA
- a CDS encoding 4Fe-4S dicluster domain-containing protein, translated as MLKFSWNRCRRLVQTGMILIFLFPLIGMYQVIGTLSSSRILGLTLTDPLAFGEVLLASKTITMAFLISALWIVGLYLFLGKAFCSWICPIGFLIEGVDALKKKWPWLTRIQIHKNAIDEQIQYYWAVPFFLVLSLVVGIPVFQTLSPIGIIYRTFLFGLGLEVLLILIIIVLELAGYRRGWCRMLCPIGAFYALSSRWSPIKVHCDTDKCVQCLKCVKACDYTAGSLKNMIEEGKVYTASSLCTRCGRCIDVCPAKALQFTLKPEKSPEPESMAMAKNLKADTPAAGRISRRTALQGVGLVALAGLSYKPAKALAAAAPKVFRPPGAVGDEEFLAKCVRCGKCIEICPDKTLLSAHLDQGLNLGTPYFIPRQIPCSLCMECPDVCPSGALVPLDMREVKIGIAEIDQDRCYAYQDDVCRSCYNSCPLIDEAIIMEGFQYPVVDPEICTGCGICEYVCVMEYPAIQIKRIS; from the coding sequence ATGCTTAAATTCTCCTGGAATCGGTGCCGGCGCCTTGTTCAAACAGGCATGATCTTAATTTTTCTATTCCCCCTGATCGGAATGTACCAGGTGATCGGGACTTTGAGTTCCAGCCGGATTCTCGGCTTGACCTTAACAGATCCTTTGGCTTTTGGGGAAGTCCTCTTGGCATCAAAGACCATCACCATGGCCTTCCTGATCAGTGCACTATGGATTGTCGGGCTCTATCTCTTCTTAGGGAAAGCCTTCTGCAGCTGGATTTGCCCGATAGGATTCCTGATTGAAGGAGTTGATGCTCTAAAGAAAAAATGGCCATGGCTGACCCGGATACAGATTCATAAAAATGCCATCGATGAACAAATTCAATATTACTGGGCTGTGCCATTCTTTTTAGTCCTTAGTTTGGTTGTTGGGATTCCTGTATTTCAGACTTTATCTCCTATAGGCATCATTTATAGAACCTTTCTGTTCGGGTTAGGACTGGAAGTTTTGCTTATCCTGATCATCATTGTCTTGGAACTGGCAGGATACAGGCGTGGCTGGTGCAGGATGCTTTGCCCCATTGGAGCATTTTATGCACTAAGCTCCCGCTGGAGTCCCATCAAAGTTCACTGCGATACGGATAAGTGTGTACAATGTTTAAAATGTGTAAAGGCTTGCGATTATACCGCCGGAAGCTTAAAAAACATGATTGAAGAAGGAAAGGTATACACGGCTTCAAGTTTGTGTACTCGCTGCGGTCGCTGTATTGATGTCTGCCCTGCCAAGGCTTTGCAGTTTACGCTGAAACCGGAAAAATCTCCGGAACCAGAAAGTATGGCTATGGCCAAGAACCTGAAAGCAGATACCCCGGCGGCGGGGAGGATATCGCGAAGAACTGCCTTGCAGGGTGTGGGCCTGGTTGCCTTGGCAGGCTTAAGCTATAAGCCTGCCAAGGCTCTCGCAGCCGCTGCTCCTAAGGTTTTTCGTCCCCCGGGTGCAGTTGGAGATGAAGAGTTTTTGGCCAAATGTGTTCGCTGCGGCAAATGCATAGAGATCTGTCCTGATAAGACCTTATTGAGTGCGCATCTGGATCAAGGTTTAAATCTGGGGACACCCTACTTTATTCCCCGCCAAATCCCCTGCTCACTGTGCATGGAGTGTCCTGATGTATGTCCCAGTGGCGCCCTTGTGCCGTTAGACATGCGTGAAGTAAAAATCGGCATTGCCGAAATTGATCAAGACCGCTGTTATGCTTATCAGGATGATGTGTGCCGCTCCTGTTACAACAGCTGTCCATTGATTGATGAAGCGATTATAATGGAAGGATTTCAATATCCGGTGGTTGATCCGGAGATCTGTACAGGGTGTGGAATCTGTGAGTATGTCTGTGTGATGGAATATCCAGCTATTCAGATTAAACGGATATCTTAG